In Homalodisca vitripennis isolate AUS2020 unplaced genomic scaffold, UT_GWSS_2.1 ScUCBcl_8376;HRSCAF=16465, whole genome shotgun sequence, the genomic window ttagagatcaCAATGGGATTTTTTCACTACTTCAAAGATCAGTGGGGCTTATCCCGGATGAATATTCAAAATAAGCATAGGCCCTATAAAAGAAACAAAgatactttcgcatttataatattattaggataggATACAGGTTTTTAGTATCAGATTTTTTTTGTTAGGCCTTCAAGAGCAGTAGCCTTTTCCACTTCTATGAGTCTAAAATAATATGTAGGCATACAAAAGCTTAAATAAAGTTGATTTTTTGTgtagaagaaataataaaaatttttagtcaTGCCTTAATTTAAGTCAGGCCACCACTGAGTGGGAGTGTGTGGGTGTGTTGCACATATGTGTGCTTGTGTGTATGTATTGAAGTTCTACATGTAAACCCTCCCAGGTTATTAATAGTAGTGCTAAGGATTTTTCCTTGATATGCACATAAAATCTTTTTCAAGGCAGGAATGGGGGGATATATGATAATATCATTGTGAATGGACAACTCCAATAATCTATTAATCCATAATTTGTTTACAGGTGAATTGTCTATGCAGAAAGTAAAAGTCCATCGTTATGTTATCCGGTAAACGGCCAGAGTATGCCCCAGTCTCCAGCAGTGAGGAAGAATCAGAGGAAGAAGATTTTGTTGAAAAGAGAGTAATTGCAGCATCTGCAGGAATTACTACAGCAACTACTAGGAGTAAACCTCTGAGTGAAGATGAAGAAGATGATGACGAAACCCATGTTGATGATCCTCGACTCTTCGACGACTTAAGGGTAGACGATTTGAAGACAGCCGAGTTTGAAAGTgatgaagaaacaaaaattgaaagACACAGGTTGGTTTTTAGATCTTAATATTAGGAAATATATGATTCCAGATTTAATTTaggtcattaaaataaatatacatatgcagtttgtttgtaaacataatcTCTCAAATATAGCATATATGCTACATTACAGAATCATAAATACCTGCTTTGACACAggataataaacaaataaatgaatacaaaactttGCAAATTTAACAGTGATTTGTTTttggtggagcaaccgagtaaTGTCGCTGTGGTGGGGAGAGTTGGAATAAAAATAGTACAACccggagtcaaatctgtgacagcatcagattcaagACGCTGCACttagaggaagatgaactggagttaaaatcaacattcaaattgGAATTAACCTCAACATAGCTACATTATATGTACTTAGGGAGAGatagatttttttgtactttttattaagAGACAATTCTCTGTCAAAGCTGTTAAAATAtagaccatcttggaatgtttctCTTAGTTTCTTaactataaagaataaaaaagaatattcttGTAGAACTTTAGCAATTACAATTTGTAGTAGTATAATTTAATCTAGAATGAACTCTTTGAGGTCTGAGGGCATGTTGGCACATTGTGACGTAAGCAAGAGACAAAACCATTGTAGATTATACACTCCATAATGAAATTTTTGTGATGAGTCGTGCATTTTCTGGTatcgtttatatttttttacgatCATCCTGTAATTATTCAATACTTTAATGCTTTGGCCATCTGTTTAGTTGTATGTAAAGTAATTTTCATGTCATTAAAGAGTTCTCATAAGAGTATACATTCACTTATAAACTTAAGTGAATGTAATAGTGACAAAGGGACAAGCGTTATTTTACATTATGAGTTGCTAAAATCTACCAGTTTTGTGTAAAATACTCCGAGAATTAATAAGTAGATTGAAATTTGTGCAAATCTCATTTAATAAGttcttaaatttctaaaaaaaatatgttctttgTATTCCAGACACATTCATGAACCAGAAATTTTTAGATGAGGATGAATCAGATGAATGAGAGAGCAAGAAGAAGAAAGGGGTGGTGAAAGCAGTGAGGAAGAAGAAAGAGGAAGATGAGCTAAGTGATGAAGAAATAGAAAGAAGAAGGTTAATGCTCAGACAGAAAGTCTTGGAACGTAAAGATGACcaagttagtatttttttatagaaatttccaGAATTGAATCCATGGGGAAAAgaacagtgtattttattgagcttttgttattactgtattaaattatGAATCACAGATTTCAAGatccaaataatattattgaatgatattgtgattatatttattcccactatgatataattaattcatttcagTTCATTTCTTAGAAATCAATTGTgtactttatgtttaatttacttaattagttAAATATGTAGCTCTAATTTAAAAGTAGCTAAACCATTTTTACAGTACAAAAATCTTTCTTAAACCTTGCATgcatgtattgtatatttttagctAGTTAAACAAATAGAAGAAAATgctattttttaaagaattgaataagtttaattgtttttaagtaaatacaaatttgtattaacttTGGAACTaagtaattatttagtaaaacataatattgaaataaaacctaAAGTACTCATTCTATTCAACAGACAATGTTAATGaaacataagaaacaattttgtaaaataatagttgttGTGAGGTTGTtgttttgtaagtatattttataatttcaggaAGTGGAAATATTAGACAAGGAGGATGAGGGCCACACTCCTGAGGAAAGTGCTGAGGAGTCATCAGAGTATGAGGAATATTCAGGTACAGTACTGTTGTTacttgtttttagttttagtttatagaatgcatgaatgtatattttatccttaaacaatggtatatatttagttttatacaaatCAAGTATTCTAAAAATCATTTACAGATTGGGTTAGTGTTGTGGTCTTGTTGTAGCTTATATGCTATTAAGcaagtaaatgtttgttatttagttttgtttatttaaaatgcttttacacacttaaaaccaaagACAGAAATTTAAGTTAAATCAGCGTCAcccaattatataaatattttatttttggttggtTTGTAACTTTTAGCCCCTTTACCTTGTTTTCTGACTccgatattttaatttttactgtttagTGAGTAGATGTAAAGAACAAAAAGTatgaacaacaaataaataaagtgcTGATAGACATATAGTTATGGTATTggttgtgtaaacattgtattttgtattccaatttgaaaaatatgtgttcaGGATTAGGATTGGCACTAATGTTGTATCATTCATTAGATATTAAAACATCATCTGATTTTCTGTAATGGATAA contains:
- the LOC124374423 gene encoding microfibrillar-associated protein 1A-like — its product is MPQSPAVRKNQRKKILLKRESKPLSEDEEDDDETHVDDPRLFDDLRVDDLKTAEFESDEETKIERHSKKKKGVVKAVRKKKEEDELSDEEIERRRLMLRQKVLERKDDQEVEILDKEDEGHTPEESAEESSEYEEYSDSEEETGPRLKPVFVRKKRSCNSY